One Sagittula stellata E-37 genomic window, GGTTTGTAGGGCAGGTAGATGTCTTCCAGCGTGGCCTTCGTGTCGGCCTGCGCGATGGCGCGGGCGAGGTCGTCGGTCAGCTTGCCCTGATCCCTGATCGACCCGAGGATGGTGGCGCGGCGGGCCTCCATCTCGCGCAGGTAGGACAGGCGGTCGGCCAGCGTGCGGAGCTGCGTGTCGTCGAGTCCGCCGGTGACTTCCTTGCGGTAGCGCGCCACGAAGGGGACGGTGGCCCCGCCGTCCAGAAGGGAGACGGCGGCCGAGACCTGCTCTTCTCGGGCGGCGATCTCGGTTGCGATGGTGCGGTTGATGCGCGTGGCGGTCTGGTCCAACGGATGCCTCCTGTCCTGCCGGTTCGGGCCGGGCCGCAGCCCGGAGACCCCGTTTAGAGCCTTGCGGGGGGGTGCGCCAAGAGGTGAAATGCCGTCGGGCAAAGAGTTGCGGACCGGGTTCCGGCGACGTTCAATCAAAGAAAGTGATGTGTGGGCTTGCTCGGCACGCGAAATGCTACACATAACGTGGATCAGTGTAGCGCACGTGCAAGGGACCCACTGGACGGAATGAGTAGCGACATTCTGCCTGCTAAGTTGCAGGCGTATATCGAGAAGTCGGGGATCGCATTGTCCCTTTCGACGCAGGGCGGCGACGTGCCGCTTGCGTTGGTCAACGACGGATTCACCAAGCTGACGGGCTACGCGCCGGAAGAGGTGGTCGGGCGCAACTGCCGTTTTCTGCAGGGCGAGGAAACCTCGGCCGAGCAGAAGCAGGCGCTGCACGATTTCGTCCATGACCTGTCGCAGGACAGCGGGCGCTTTCCCGTTTCGAACTACCGCAAGGACGGATCGTTGTTCCGAAACTTCGTCCTGATGACACGGCTGCGCGACAGCGCGGGACAAACGCGGTTCATCCTCGCGTCGCAATTCGACATGACCAGAGCGCAGCAGCGTCAGGAACTGGTGGAGCACGATGCCCGCCTGAGGCGCAACCTCAGCGATATCGAGGTCATGGGGCAGGAATTCGGACTCGCGATGCAGGGATCGGCCCAGTCTATCGCGGATTCCATCGCCCTTATTGCAAAGCTGTATCTCGATGAATGAGGGCAGGGCCGTGGATCAGGACGTAGAGCAGCAGCAGGGCCCCATCGAAGGAGAGACGTTGTTTGTCGTGGGCGTCGGCGCCTCGGCCGGCGGGCTGGAGGCGCTGCGCGACATGCTGAGCACCGCCGGACAGGACTGCCGGCTGGCCTTCGTGGTGATCCAGCACCTCGATCCCAACCACGAAAGCCTTCTGGCCGAGCTGCTGGGCCGCCACACCACGCTGGAGGTGCGCCAGACCGAAGATGGCGAACGTGTGCGCCCGGGCTGCGTGCACATCATTCCGCCGGGCCACGGGCTGTCGATTCACAAGGGTGTGCTGAATCTGACGGATTTCGCGCAGCCGCGCGGTCTGAGGCGACCAATCGACGATTTTTTCGAAAGCCTTGCACAGGACATGGGCCGCGATGCCGCCTGCGTGATCCTGTCGGGCACCGGCGCGGATGGCAGTGCCGGGCTGAGGGCGATCAAGGAACACGGCGGGCTGTGCGTCGTGCAGGATCCGGCGACGGCCAAGTACGACGGGATGCCGACATCGGCCCAGTCCACGGGGCTGGTGGACTTCGTCCTGCGGCCCGGGGAAATCGCCGAGACCATCCAGCAGTTCTTTGCCAAGTCGGTCTCGAACGGGGCGGAAGGCGAACTGGCGCGGACCGTCGAAGAGACGCTGGACGACATCTGTGCGGTGGTGCGGAAGACCGCCGGACACGACTTTTCCGGCTACAAGAAATCGACTCTGTCGCGGCGGGTGCAGCGGCGCATCCAGGTGCTCGACCTCAACGACGCCAATGCCTACCTGCGCTACATTCGCTCCACGCCCGACGAATGCGAGATCCTTTTCCGCGAACTGCTGATCAACGTGACCCGGTTCTTCCGCGACCCGGCGCATTTCGAGGTGCTTCGGCAGAAGGTGGTGAAGCCGCTGGTGCGCAACTCCAGCAAGGAAGAGATCCGCGTCTGGGTGCCGGGTTGTTCCAGCGGCGAAGAGGCCTACACCATCGCGATGATCTTTGCCGAGGAAGTGCGCGAGCAGCGGCGGACCATCGACATCCAGGTCTTCGCGACCGATATCGACGAACAGATGCTGCGGATTGCGCGCAACGGTCTGTATCCCAACGCTGCCATGGCGGACATCCCCGAGGAAATGCGCGAGATGTACACCATCGCGCGGGACGGCAAGTTCCAGGTCAGTTCGCGCATCCGCGAGATGATCCGTTTTTCGGTGCACAGCGTCGTCCGCGATCCGCCGTTCTCCAGTATCGACCTGCTGTCCTGCCGCAACTTGCTGATCTATTTCGGCGACCAGTTGCAGGCGGCTGTCATGCCGATCTTCCATTATGCGCTGCGCCCCGGCGGGGCGCTGTACCTCGGCCCGTCCGAGACGCTGGGTCGCCACGATCGTCTGTTCCAAACCATCGACGCTCAGGCACGGATCTTCGAACGCAACGACGCGCGTCCGGAGTACCCCCTTCACCTGCGCCACCAGCCTCAGCGAAGTGACCGTCGGCGGCAGCCCGACGAGGACACCAACCGGAACGCCACGCGCGTCGACTGGTCCGACAGCACCGTGACCGAACGCATTCTGGACGTCTATGGCCCGGCCACGCTGCAGGTGACGCGCGAAGGCGAGGTGCTTCGGTCCACGGGACGACTGGGCCGATATCTTGAGATGCAGCCGATGCGCCAGTCGTCGACGCAGTTCGCGTCGTCGCTCGCTCTGCCCGGCGTGCGAGAGGCGATTTCGGCCATCGTGCGGCAGGTCGCGCAGTCGGGAAAACGCACGATCAGCCGTGATCTGACCGCAAATTCGGAGTTCGGCAAACAGCGCTTCGATCTGATAGGCGATCCTCTGGCCGACGGCACCGTTCTTCTGGTCTTCCGCGAGCGTGACCGCTTCGACCCCGGGGCCGAGGACGAGCTTCAGGACGTCGACGCCGCCGACAGCCATGTGCAGAGCCTCGAAAACGAGCTGCGCTCCACCCGGGCGCGACTGCACACCACGGTCGAGGAACTGGAGACCGCGAACGAGGAGCTCAAGAGTTCGAACGAAGAAATGATGTCGATGAACGAAGAGCTCCAGTCGACCAACGAGGAGCTTGCGACCGTCAACGATGAACTGAAAGACAAGGTCGACGAGCTGTCTGTCGCCAGCGCCGACTTGTCCAACTTCTTTGCCTCCACCTCGTTGCCGCTGGTGGTGCTGGATGCCGAAGGCTGCATCCGGAATTTCACCGACGCGATCCAGTCTGTCTACCCGCTGCGCCATGGCGACCGCGGGCGCCCGCTGTCGGAAATGACCAGCCGCATCGGCGAGGATGCAAAGGTGCTGGCCGCGATCGAGACAGTGATGGAGCAGGGCGACGTCGCGGCCGTGACGGTGATGGCCCCGGACTCTCTCAGGACATGGTCGCTGCTGGTCACGCCCTACCGCAACCGCGACGATCGGATCGACGGGGTGACGCTGGTCTTCTCCGAACTGACGGAGGCGCTTGCCCTCGAGGACGAGCTGAAGGCAGAGGGCGAACGCCTGCGCATGGCGCTGGACGTGGCCGGTCTGGGCGTCTGGGAACTGTCGAGCACCGGGGACACGATCCGTTTCGATACCATTGGCGCAAAGCTATTGGGGGTCGGAGACGAGGAGATGCCGGTCGGTGAATTCCTCGGTCACCTTCCGGAAGAAGATTGGGCTGACGCGGAGGAGGCGCTGGACAACAGCGACACCCGCTTGCCGTTCTCGCTGACCTTCAACCTGCCAGGGTCCGAAAATGAGCAGGCTCGATCCGTGCAGCTTGTCGGGCGGCGTCTGAACCGGAGCCAGGGTCTCCGGACCCTCGGTGTGATCTTCGACGTCACCGAGGAGGAAGAGGCGCGGCAGGTCCGCGAGGTGATGCTGCACGAGATGAACCATCGGGTGAAGAACCTGTTCTCGATCATCTCGGGCATGGTGCGGATTGCCGGGCATTCGGCGCAATCCGTCCCGGACCTCGTGGAGGGCGTGACGGCGCGGATCGGGGCGCTGGCGGTTTCCCACAACCTGACTCACCGTGCTCCGGCGGGTACGCCGCTGAAACTGAGCGACGCGGTCGAAAGCGCGGTGGAACCCTATGCCGGTCATGCGTCCCTGACGGTGCAGGGGCCGGTCGTGCCCCTGACGGCGGAAACGCTGACGACATTGTCGCTGATGTTCCACGAACTGGCGACGAACACCGCGAAGTACGGAGTGCTGGGAGCCGTGGACGGCAGCCTGTCCGTCACGTGGTCTTTGGAGCACGATACCGAAGTCGTGCTCGAATGGACGGAACGATATGACGCCCCGGCGGTTGAACTTCCGCAAGACAAGAAGGGGTTCGGCTCCACGCTGATGCAAATGTCCGCCGCACAACTGGACGGACGCATCGAAGTGGAACAGACCGAATGGATGCGCAGGACACGGCTGATTTATGAAAACAAGAAATGATATGGCCGATGGGCAGCAGGGCGTCGTTTTGCTGTGCGAGGACGAAGCGATCGTCGCAATGGACATCCAGATGATGATCGAGGATGGCGGCTTCGAGGTTTGCGGACCGTTCTCCCGTGTGTCCGTCGCCCTCGACGCGCTTGAGGATGTCGTTCCGGTGGCTGCCGTTCTGGACGTGCGCCTGCGGGACGGCGATATCTTTCCGGTCGCCGAACAGCTCGACCAGGCCGGTGTGCCGCTGATCTTCCATTCCGGCCACCTGATCGAGGATGAGGTCGTCGCGCGCTTTCCTCGCGCGCAGCACTGCCCCAAGCCGACCAACGCCCGCACACTGATGCAGGCACTCTCCCGCGCCGCGTCCGAATGTGTCCGCGAACGGGCAGCGGGCTGACATCCTGTATGTCCCGACAGGCATGTCGGGCGCGCTGCACATCCCTCTCACCATGATCGCAGTTGTATCGTGAGCGTCTTTTCGATACCTTTGGGGTCTGAGGGGGGATGTCATGGAACTGCGCAGGCTTCGGTATTTTCTGGCGGTGGCCGAGGAACTGCACTTCGGCCGCGCCGCGTCGCGGCTGGAGATCGCCCAGCCTCCATTGTCCCGCCAGATCGCCGCGCTGGAGGCGGAGATCGGTGCCCAGCTTTTCGACCGCTCCCGCAGCCAGATCCGCAAGACGCAGGCGGGCGAGGTGCTGGAAAGGCACGCCCGCGCATTGGTCGACCGGCTTGAAGCCGCCTACAAGGAAACCCGCCAGGTCGGTGAGGGCGGTGTCGGGCGGCTGCGCGTGGCCTTCGTCGGATCGGCGTCGCACGGGGTGCTGCCCAATCTCATAAAGTCTTATCGGTCCTTCTATCCCAAGGTGGAGCTTGCGCTGTCGGCGATGAACAATGCCGAGCTGCACTCCGCCCTGGTCCAGCGGGAAATCGACGTGGCCGTCGCCCGGCCCAGCCTGAAGGACGACGAACTGAAGCGCGAACCCCTCGCGCAGGAAGACCTGATCCTTGCCATCCCGGACAGCAGCGAACTGGCGACGCGGGACAAGATTGTGTTTTCCGAACTGGGGAACCAGACCTTCGTGCTCTACCCGCGCAGACCGCGGCCCAGCTATGCGGATTTCGTGCTGAGCTTTTGCCGGAAGGAGGGGTTCGAACCGGCGGCGCTGGAGCTGGCGCAGGATTATCAGACGGCGATCAGCCTCGTGTCGGTGGGGGTTGGGATCTCTGTCGTGCCGGAGAGCGTGTCGCGGACCTCGCGCCCCGGCGTTCTGTTCCGCAGCTACGAGGGCTACAACCCCGGGACCGCCCTGACCATCCATGCCCGGCGCGACAACCAGTCGGCGCAGGTGGCACAGTTCTTCGACGTGGCGCGGAAGTTCAGGCGCGGGCGCTGACGACGCTTCGGCGCGAAACTGACCAAAGCCGAAGACTGTCGGGATCGTGCTGTACGACCCGGGCCGCACATGAACTTGCCCTTGCGTTATGCATGGCCTAACACGGCCCCGCCGGACGCCTTCGGGCTGCGGACGATGTCCGCTGCGACCAGAAGTAACCTGAGGACCTTCCTGAATTGCTCGACCAACTCGCGCTGCGCGCCGAACTCTCCGATCATTACGATCTTGCCCCGTCGACCGACATCGCCGCCGCCACCGCCGACATATATGCGCGGATGGACCGTGTCGTGACACCGCCGGACTGGGCGATCCATGCGCCCTATGTGGCAGCCATCAACACGCTCAAGAAAGAGCGCAACGCCGTCATCCTCGCGCACAACTACATGACGCCCGAGATCTACCACGGCATTGCGGATGTGGTCGGCGACAGCCTGCAGCTTGCCGTCGAGGCGACGCAGGTCGAAGGCGATGTGATCGTTCAGTGCGGCGTGCATTTCATGGCCGAGACGTCGAAGATCCTGAATTCGTCCAAGACGGTGCTGATCCCCGACATGGCCGCCGGTTGCTCGCTTGCCGAAAGCATCACCGCCGAGGGCATCGCCGAGATGCGGGCGAAGTACCCCGGCGCTCCGGTCGTCACCTACGTGAACACCACGGCCGAGGTGAAGGCCGCGTCGGACATCTGCTGCACCTCGTCGAACGCGGCGCAGATCGTGCGCGCGATGGACAGCGAGACGGTCATCATGACGCCGGACAAGTACCTGGCCCAGAACGTCGCGCGGCAGGTGCCCGAGAAGCGGATCGTCTGGTGGGACGGGTCGTGCATCGTGCACGAACAATACACCGCCCGCGATCTGCACGAGTTCCGCGAATGGAACCCGGGCACCCGCATCATCGCCCACCCGGAATGTCCGCCCGACGTGGTGGACGCGGCCGATTTCTCCGGCTCGACCGGGGGCATCATCGACTATGTCACCCGCGAGCAGCCGGAAAAGGCCATGCTGGTGACCGAATGCTCCATGGCGTCGAATATCGCGGACGCGCTGCCGGGCGTGGATTTTGTCGGGCCCTGCAACATGTGTCCCTACATGAAGAAAATCACGCTGGAGAAGGTGCTTTGGTCGCTGCACACCATGCAGGGCGCGGTCGAGGTCGACCCGGCCATCGCGGACCGGGCGCGGGTCGCGGTGCAACGCATGATCGATCTGTCGGCCCGGCTGAACAGCTAACGGAATGACAGCGATCGACTCCGCCCGCGTGATCGTCGTGGGGGCCGGACTGGCTGCGCAATACGCCGCGCTCAGCCTGGCCCCGCATCCGGTTCTCGTGATTTCGCCCGACCCGCTTGGCGAAGGGGCGTCTTCGGCCTGGGCGCAGGGCGGTGTGGCGGCGGCGATGGGTCCGGACGACAGTCCCGAAGCCCACGCCCGTGACACTGTCCGGGCCGGTGCGGGCACGGTCGATCCACGCGTCGCGGAAGACGTCACGGCCGAGGCGCGGGCGCATATCCTCGACCTGAC contains:
- a CDS encoding PAS domain-containing protein, which gives rise to MSSDILPAKLQAYIEKSGIALSLSTQGGDVPLALVNDGFTKLTGYAPEEVVGRNCRFLQGEETSAEQKQALHDFVHDLSQDSGRFPVSNYRKDGSLFRNFVLMTRLRDSAGQTRFILASQFDMTRAQQRQELVEHDARLRRNLSDIEVMGQEFGLAMQGSAQSIADSIALIAKLYLDE
- a CDS encoding chemotaxis protein CheB, whose product is MNEGRAVDQDVEQQQGPIEGETLFVVGVGASAGGLEALRDMLSTAGQDCRLAFVVIQHLDPNHESLLAELLGRHTTLEVRQTEDGERVRPGCVHIIPPGHGLSIHKGVLNLTDFAQPRGLRRPIDDFFESLAQDMGRDAACVILSGTGADGSAGLRAIKEHGGLCVVQDPATAKYDGMPTSAQSTGLVDFVLRPGEIAETIQQFFAKSVSNGAEGELARTVEETLDDICAVVRKTAGHDFSGYKKSTLSRRVQRRIQVLDLNDANAYLRYIRSTPDECEILFRELLINVTRFFRDPAHFEVLRQKVVKPLVRNSSKEEIRVWVPGCSSGEEAYTIAMIFAEEVREQRRTIDIQVFATDIDEQMLRIARNGLYPNAAMADIPEEMREMYTIARDGKFQVSSRIREMIRFSVHSVVRDPPFSSIDLLSCRNLLIYFGDQLQAAVMPIFHYALRPGGALYLGPSETLGRHDRLFQTIDAQARIFERNDARPEYPLHLRHQPQRSDRRRQPDEDTNRNATRVDWSDSTVTERILDVYGPATLQVTREGEVLRSTGRLGRYLEMQPMRQSSTQFASSLALPGVREAISAIVRQVAQSGKRTISRDLTANSEFGKQRFDLIGDPLADGTVLLVFRERDRFDPGAEDELQDVDAADSHVQSLENELRSTRARLHTTVEELETANEELKSSNEEMMSMNEELQSTNEELATVNDELKDKVDELSVASADLSNFFASTSLPLVVLDAEGCIRNFTDAIQSVYPLRHGDRGRPLSEMTSRIGEDAKVLAAIETVMEQGDVAAVTVMAPDSLRTWSLLVTPYRNRDDRIDGVTLVFSELTEALALEDELKAEGERLRMALDVAGLGVWELSSTGDTIRFDTIGAKLLGVGDEEMPVGEFLGHLPEEDWADAEEALDNSDTRLPFSLTFNLPGSENEQARSVQLVGRRLNRSQGLRTLGVIFDVTEEEEARQVREVMLHEMNHRVKNLFSIISGMVRIAGHSAQSVPDLVEGVTARIGALAVSHNLTHRAPAGTPLKLSDAVESAVEPYAGHASLTVQGPVVPLTAETLTTLSLMFHELATNTAKYGVLGAVDGSLSVTWSLEHDTEVVLEWTERYDAPAVELPQDKKGFGSTLMQMSAAQLDGRIEVEQTEWMRRTRLIYENKK
- a CDS encoding response regulator, with the protein product MKTRNDMADGQQGVVLLCEDEAIVAMDIQMMIEDGGFEVCGPFSRVSVALDALEDVVPVAAVLDVRLRDGDIFPVAEQLDQAGVPLIFHSGHLIEDEVVARFPRAQHCPKPTNARTLMQALSRAASECVRERAAG
- a CDS encoding LysR substrate-binding domain-containing protein; protein product: MELRRLRYFLAVAEELHFGRAASRLEIAQPPLSRQIAALEAEIGAQLFDRSRSQIRKTQAGEVLERHARALVDRLEAAYKETRQVGEGGVGRLRVAFVGSASHGVLPNLIKSYRSFYPKVELALSAMNNAELHSALVQREIDVAVARPSLKDDELKREPLAQEDLILAIPDSSELATRDKIVFSELGNQTFVLYPRRPRPSYADFVLSFCRKEGFEPAALELAQDYQTAISLVSVGVGISVVPESVSRTSRPGVLFRSYEGYNPGTALTIHARRDNQSAQVAQFFDVARKFRRGR
- the nadA gene encoding quinolinate synthase NadA, with protein sequence MLDQLALRAELSDHYDLAPSTDIAAATADIYARMDRVVTPPDWAIHAPYVAAINTLKKERNAVILAHNYMTPEIYHGIADVVGDSLQLAVEATQVEGDVIVQCGVHFMAETSKILNSSKTVLIPDMAAGCSLAESITAEGIAEMRAKYPGAPVVTYVNTTAEVKAASDICCTSSNAAQIVRAMDSETVIMTPDKYLAQNVARQVPEKRIVWWDGSCIVHEQYTARDLHEFREWNPGTRIIAHPECPPDVVDAADFSGSTGGIIDYVTREQPEKAMLVTECSMASNIADALPGVDFVGPCNMCPYMKKITLEKVLWSLHTMQGAVEVDPAIADRARVAVQRMIDLSARLNS